The following proteins come from a genomic window of Halictus rubicundus isolate RS-2024b chromosome 8, iyHalRubi1_principal, whole genome shotgun sequence:
- the LOC143356110 gene encoding mitochondrial import inner membrane translocase subunit TIM44, giving the protein MFQNLAMCRANLIGATRSAQSTKKFGNGSMDNAVVRSYNVLLQSQLSETTDSKDLWVRLYSNPARRPSFFSQFLENIKQEMQKNKEMKESLKKFREEAEKLEQSEALRSARQKFQAVESEATKGSEALKEKLDSLKEKVQEVLEEASKTELGKKAGQLGEEISKSAKGAAETITEKSQAIGKTSAFQTISQTAEAVREELDHQGMHGRVYVPPKKLRKRKDIMHVEDDKCVTPNAEAMGVELHKDSKFHQSWQNFKDKNPYVNKVLDWKIKYEESDNPVIRASRLLTEKVTDIMGGLFQKTELSETLTEICKLDPNFDRVQFLKDCETDIIPNILEAMIQGNLEILKDWCHEAPYNIIAQPLKQAEKLGYHLDSKILDINNIDLIMGKVMEQGPVLLISFQCQQIMCVRDGKNKVVEGDPEKVMRVNYVWVLCRDSTELNPKAAWRLLDLSATSSEQFV; this is encoded by the exons ATG TTTCAGAACCTTGCAATGTGTAGGGCCAATCTGATTGGTGCCACACGTTCGGCGCAATCTACGAAAAAGTTTGGAAATGGTTCTATGGATAATGCGGTCGTACGTAGTTACAATGTGTTACTACAGTCACAGTTATCTGAAACCACAGATTCTAAAGATTTATGG GTTCGATTGTATTCTAATCCCGCGCGAAGACCTAGCTTCTTTTCTCAATTTCTTGAGAATATCAAGCAGGAAATGCAAAAGAATAAGGAAATGAAAgaatctttaaaaaaatttcgagaAGAAGCAGAAAAGCTCGAACAGTCGGAAGCATTACGATCGGCAAGGCAAAAATTTCAAGCAGTTGAATCAGAAGCCACTAAAGGTTCAGAAGCTTTAAAAGAAAAACTAGATTCTTTGAAAGAGAAG GTTCAAGAAGTTCTCGAGGAAGCGAGTAAAACGGAATTGGGTAAAAAAGCTGGACAATTGGGTGAAGAAATATCAAAGTCGGCTAAAGGAGCAGCAGAAACTATCACTGAAAAGAGTCAAGCTATAGGAAAGACGAGCGCATTCCAAACAATATCGCAAACTGCGGAAGCTGTGAGAGAGGAACTGGATCATCAAGGAATGCATG GAAGAGTTTATGTTCCACCTAAAAAATTAAGGAAAAGAAAAGATATTATGCACGTCGAAGACGACAAATGCGTTACACCGAACGCGGAAGCTATGGGAGTTGAATTGCATAAAGATTCAAAATTTCATCAGTCATGGCAAAACTTTAAG GATAAAAATCCATATGTGAATAAAGTGTTGGATTGGAAGATAAAATATGAAGAATCAGATAATCCTGTTATTCGTGCTTCCAGACTATTGACAGAGAAAGTTACAGATATAATGGGTGGACTGTTTCAAAAAACAGAACTTTCAGAGACATTAACAGAAATTTGTAAATTGGACCCGAATTTTGACAGAGTGCAATTCCTGAAAGATTGCGAAACGGATATTATACCAAATATTCTCGAAGCTATGATACAggggaatcttgaaattttaaaagatTGGTGTCACGAAGCTCCGTACAATATAATAGCCCAACCTTTGAAGCAGGCAGAAAAATTAGGATATCATTTAGATAGCAAAATCCTAG ATATAAATAACATAGATTTAATCATGGGTAAAGTAATGGAGCAAGGACCAGTTTTATTAATTAGCTTTCAGTGCCAACAGATTATGTGCGTGAGAGATGGCAAGAACAAAGTTGTAGAAGGTGATCCTGAAAAAGTAATGCGCGTCAACTATGTTTGGGTATTATGTCGTGATTCTACGGAACTTAATCCAAAAGCTGCATGGCGTTTACTCGATCTAAGTGCCACTAGTTCGGAGCAATTCGTATAG